From a single Natronorubrum tibetense GA33 genomic region:
- a CDS encoding cysteine hydrolase family protein gives MDLEPADTAVVVVDMQNGFCHPDGSLYAPGSETVIEPIADLVERAREADLQVIYTRDIHPPEQFDDAHYYDEFEQWGEHVLEGSWEADIVDELTVEEDDHVVEKHTYDAFYNTELEGWLNARGIDDLVLCGTLANVCVLHTGGSAGLRDFRPLMVEDCIGAIEDDHKAYAIDHADWLFGEVVDSDNLAFGDE, from the coding sequence ATGGACCTCGAGCCAGCCGACACCGCGGTCGTGGTCGTGGACATGCAAAACGGCTTTTGTCACCCAGACGGCTCGCTGTACGCGCCGGGCAGCGAAACCGTCATCGAGCCAATCGCCGACCTCGTCGAACGGGCCCGCGAGGCCGACCTGCAGGTGATCTACACGCGAGACATCCACCCGCCCGAACAGTTCGACGACGCCCACTACTACGACGAGTTCGAGCAGTGGGGCGAACACGTCCTCGAGGGGTCGTGGGAGGCCGACATCGTCGACGAACTCACCGTCGAGGAGGACGACCACGTCGTCGAGAAACACACCTACGACGCCTTCTACAACACGGAACTCGAGGGCTGGCTAAACGCCCGCGGGATCGACGATCTCGTGCTCTGTGGCACCCTCGCGAACGTCTGCGTGCTCCACACCGGTGGCAGTGCTGGGCTACGAGACTTCCGGCCGCTCATGGTCGAAGACTGCATCGGCGCGATCGAGGACGACCACAAAGCGTACGCTATCGACCACGCCGACTGGCTGTTTGGCGAGGTCGTCGACAGCGACAATCTCGCATTCGGCGACGAGTAA
- a CDS encoding Hvo_1808 family surface protein: MTATLTRTRFLAALVAVSMLALLFVAASGAVPLLPAGDSADRPDDPSTEDTVGYVEGYWHDDELDVDDRDDAAIEDEDELESVIYRSMARVEEIRGLTFEDEVPVDVISREEFQEDHEELFVELSADERVQQNVTYEALFMVDSETDAEAALEAMYGDSVGGYYDPSANEIVLVSDSPESPEVDEVILGHELLHALQDQHFDLSGYDRETIDQDNAKNGLIEGDAVTVETEYDRNCGVEWDCLPETNAQPTQPSDINWGIYAMLIHPYDEGPEYVDFLLEADDGWSAVDAAYDDPPQHSAEVIHPDEDREMADVSVEDESADSWEPFEVDGEVATETVGEAGMVAMFGGNAPDPNQPSVIEDEDFLTPDFRIDYDQPYTDGWAGDQLVTYVDSDAAANGTPATEETGFVWQTEWTSSEDADQFVDGYGELLEINDAEAVDDRDGLYEIDGAYPGAYAVQTDGETVTVVRAPSVDELDDIEAGVTAGSESTDGSDETSESDETDGTESEDDDSAANDDSIPGFAAPGAVIAIVAAVLAARVRN; the protein is encoded by the coding sequence ATGACGGCCACACTGACGCGAACGCGGTTCCTCGCCGCGCTGGTCGCGGTGTCGATGCTCGCACTGCTGTTCGTCGCGGCCAGCGGCGCGGTTCCGCTGTTGCCCGCGGGCGACTCCGCCGACCGGCCCGACGATCCGTCCACCGAAGACACCGTCGGCTACGTTGAGGGCTACTGGCACGACGACGAACTGGACGTCGACGACCGTGACGACGCCGCCATCGAAGACGAGGACGAACTCGAGTCGGTGATCTACCGATCGATGGCGCGCGTCGAGGAGATCCGCGGGCTGACCTTCGAGGACGAGGTCCCGGTCGACGTCATCTCCCGCGAGGAGTTCCAGGAGGACCACGAGGAACTGTTCGTCGAACTCTCCGCGGACGAACGGGTTCAACAGAACGTCACCTACGAGGCGCTGTTCATGGTTGACAGCGAGACCGACGCGGAGGCGGCACTCGAGGCCATGTACGGCGATAGCGTCGGCGGCTACTACGACCCGAGTGCGAACGAGATCGTCCTCGTTTCGGACAGTCCCGAGTCGCCCGAGGTGGACGAGGTGATCCTCGGCCACGAACTGCTTCACGCCTTGCAGGATCAGCACTTCGACCTCTCGGGGTACGACCGCGAGACCATCGATCAGGACAACGCGAAAAACGGGCTGATCGAGGGCGACGCCGTGACGGTGGAAACCGAGTACGACCGTAATTGCGGGGTCGAGTGGGATTGTCTTCCCGAGACCAACGCGCAGCCGACTCAACCGAGTGACATCAACTGGGGTATCTACGCGATGCTCATCCACCCCTACGACGAAGGACCGGAGTACGTCGACTTCCTGCTCGAGGCCGACGACGGGTGGTCCGCAGTCGACGCGGCCTACGACGATCCGCCACAGCATTCCGCCGAGGTGATCCACCCCGACGAAGACCGTGAGATGGCCGACGTTAGTGTCGAAGACGAGTCCGCCGACTCTTGGGAACCGTTCGAGGTCGACGGCGAGGTCGCGACTGAGACGGTAGGCGAAGCGGGAATGGTCGCGATGTTCGGCGGGAACGCGCCCGACCCGAACCAGCCGTCGGTGATCGAGGACGAGGACTTCCTCACCCCCGATTTCCGCATCGACTACGATCAGCCGTATACGGACGGCTGGGCGGGCGACCAACTCGTTACCTACGTCGATTCGGACGCGGCGGCGAACGGAACGCCCGCAACCGAGGAGACCGGCTTTGTCTGGCAGACCGAGTGGACCTCGAGCGAGGACGCCGACCAGTTCGTCGACGGCTACGGCGAGTTGCTCGAGATCAACGACGCCGAGGCCGTCGACGACCGCGACGGTCTCTACGAAATCGACGGCGCATACCCCGGCGCGTACGCCGTCCAGACGGATGGCGAGACGGTAACGGTCGTTCGCGCGCCGTCGGTCGACGAACTGGACGATATCGAAGCGGGAGTCACCGCCGGTAGCGAGTCGACCGACGGGTCCGACGAGACGAGCGAGTCGGACGAGACTGATGGAACGGAAAGTGAGGACGATGACAGTGCGGCCAACGACGACTCCATTCCCGGGTTCGCCGCCCCCGGTGCGGTGATCGCCATCGTGGCCGCCGTGCTCGCGGCGCGCGTCCGGAACTGA
- a CDS encoding Hvo_1808 family surface protein, whose protein sequence is MQRGHLGLIAVVSLLVLSGCALPDSPDRFDTDRELGYVGGYAHDDAFEFDDADALTERQLEAVKYRSMARIEVVREMKFEHDVRLEVISREEYRSQRGEPRSASPFVNEVWRGAFIVNGETDVSQAMNTLYGGAVQGYYTSHRIVIITDDTDEIRIDRNTLVHELVHALQDQHFGLDRSGQSIDEQRAEIGLTEGEAEYIPYLYDQRCGEEWQCLAEYERPPATNLGGTPFNAGLFLSIYAPYSEGPPFVDHLRDRGGWAAVDDAYDDRPASTSQLIHPEKYPDDRPVDVVVPDRSSDDWVPFTRGGEPRTETVGEATLFAALWTNDVVDRWLTDGATDLSPYNYSYPATDGWTGDSMQIYHDADDEDRTGHVWSLAWESEDDADKFAAAYRTLLENRGATAVERADDVYRIEDGEAFAGAYRVTVDGDRVELVGAPTVDDIEAIHGSETASATLEEPVTVPTPATTMSGSIVASRP, encoded by the coding sequence ATGCAACGGGGCCACCTCGGACTCATTGCGGTCGTCTCCCTTCTCGTGCTCTCGGGCTGTGCGCTTCCCGACTCCCCGGACCGGTTCGATACCGATCGAGAACTCGGCTACGTCGGCGGCTACGCGCACGACGACGCCTTCGAGTTCGACGACGCGGACGCGCTCACCGAGCGCCAGCTCGAGGCCGTCAAGTACCGCTCGATGGCCCGGATCGAGGTCGTTCGCGAGATGAAGTTCGAACACGACGTCAGGCTCGAGGTGATCTCCAGAGAGGAGTATCGTAGCCAGCGCGGCGAGCCCAGGTCGGCGTCGCCGTTCGTCAACGAGGTCTGGCGCGGCGCGTTCATCGTCAACGGCGAGACGGACGTCAGCCAGGCGATGAACACCCTCTACGGCGGGGCCGTCCAGGGCTACTACACGAGCCATCGAATCGTCATCATCACGGACGACACGGACGAAATTCGGATCGACCGTAACACGCTGGTCCACGAACTGGTCCACGCCCTGCAGGACCAACACTTTGGGCTCGACCGGAGCGGCCAGTCGATCGACGAACAGCGCGCCGAGATCGGGCTTACCGAGGGTGAAGCGGAGTACATCCCGTATCTGTACGACCAGCGCTGTGGCGAGGAGTGGCAGTGTCTGGCCGAGTACGAACGCCCGCCGGCCACCAATCTCGGCGGAACACCGTTCAACGCCGGGCTCTTTCTCTCGATCTACGCGCCGTACTCGGAGGGCCCGCCGTTCGTCGACCACCTCCGCGATCGGGGCGGCTGGGCGGCCGTCGACGATGCCTACGACGACCGGCCGGCGAGTACGAGCCAGCTGATCCACCCCGAAAAATATCCGGACGATCGGCCGGTCGACGTCGTGGTGCCGGACCGCTCGAGCGACGACTGGGTGCCGTTCACCCGAGGAGGCGAACCACGCACGGAGACGGTCGGCGAGGCGACGCTGTTCGCCGCCCTCTGGACGAACGACGTCGTCGACCGCTGGCTCACCGACGGAGCGACCGACCTCTCGCCGTACAACTACTCCTACCCGGCGACCGACGGCTGGACCGGTGACTCCATGCAGATCTACCACGACGCGGACGACGAGGACCGAACCGGCCACGTCTGGTCTCTTGCCTGGGAGAGCGAGGACGACGCCGACAAGTTCGCCGCGGCCTACCGAACGCTTCTCGAGAACCGCGGGGCGACGGCGGTGGAGCGCGCGGACGACGTCTACCGAATCGAGGACGGCGAGGCGTTCGCCGGTGCCTACCGCGTGACCGTCGACGGAGACCGCGTCGAACTCGTCGGCGCGCCGACGGTCGACGATATCGAGGCGATTCACGGGTCGGAGACGGCCTCGGCGACGCTCGAGGAGCCGGTCACGGTGCCGACTCCGGCGACGACTATGTCAGGGTCGATCGTGGCTTCGCGGCCGTAG
- a CDS encoding RNA-guided endonuclease InsQ/TnpB family protein, with translation MEYRRTAIIKLDVDQDADASLRETVEQFKHCANTASEWCWHGDDGYHVTSKAKAERALYDQLRDETNLTANLVQKGIRRAVEAVKSGVERLKRGERTSQPYFSADSAVYNKRSATFHRDHVSLSTVNGRVECDYILPDDSETPPTKYVSDEDFEFRMAHLQYRDGDWYLHASMRKVEADEESPESESKHRTVLGVDLGVNNVAVASTGRFWSADEFNHWRQEYEKRRASLQQCGSRQAHENIESIGQKEYGRFEIYLHTVANELIEEAVENDCSHIVFEELTHIRENIPEATWQHIWAFRRLYEYVEYKAEEHGIEVVQVDPRNTSKRCSTCGFTHDDNRHQESFECQQCGYENHADYNASKNIGLQYLRRRQNAGDGGAPVDVRLNRGTLNVSGEYVPPATTDGGIERESTRKPYPQRARSSDRAK, from the coding sequence GTGGAATACCGTCGTACCGCCATAATCAAGCTCGACGTGGATCAGGACGCCGATGCGTCCCTCCGTGAGACAGTCGAGCAATTCAAACATTGTGCGAACACCGCGAGCGAATGGTGTTGGCATGGCGACGACGGATACCACGTTACCTCGAAGGCCAAAGCCGAACGTGCCTTGTACGACCAACTGCGGGACGAAACCAACCTCACCGCAAACCTCGTTCAGAAAGGGATTCGTCGAGCAGTTGAAGCCGTCAAGAGCGGTGTAGAACGACTGAAGCGCGGTGAACGCACGTCGCAACCCTACTTTTCTGCCGACAGCGCGGTCTACAATAAGCGCAGTGCGACCTTCCACCGCGACCACGTTTCGCTTTCAACTGTCAATGGGCGTGTTGAGTGTGACTACATCCTCCCCGACGACTCGGAGACACCGCCCACGAAGTACGTCTCCGATGAGGACTTCGAGTTTCGGATGGCTCACTTGCAGTACCGCGACGGTGACTGGTATCTCCACGCTTCGATGCGGAAAGTCGAAGCAGACGAGGAATCGCCTGAATCCGAATCCAAGCACAGAACAGTCCTTGGTGTGGATTTAGGCGTCAACAATGTCGCTGTCGCTTCAACGGGGCGATTCTGGTCGGCAGACGAGTTTAACCACTGGCGTCAAGAATACGAGAAACGCCGTGCATCGCTTCAGCAGTGTGGTTCTCGACAGGCCCACGAGAACATCGAATCAATCGGGCAGAAAGAGTACGGACGGTTCGAGATATACCTACACACGGTGGCGAACGAACTTATCGAGGAGGCTGTCGAGAACGACTGTTCGCACATCGTGTTCGAGGAGTTGACCCACATTCGGGAGAACATCCCCGAGGCGACGTGGCAACACATCTGGGCGTTCCGACGCCTCTACGAGTACGTTGAATACAAGGCTGAAGAACACGGCATTGAAGTCGTACAGGTTGACCCGCGAAACACATCGAAGCGCTGCTCGACGTGTGGGTTTACCCACGACGACAATCGGCATCAAGAATCGTTCGAGTGTCAACAGTGTGGGTATGAGAACCACGCCGACTACAACGCCTCCAAGAACATCGGTTTGCAGTATCTCCGTCGCAGGCAAAACGCAGGCGACGGAGGCGCACCAGTAGACGTGCGCTTGAATCGCGGGACGCTGAACGTGAGTGGGGAGTACGTCCCCCCTGCTACCACCGACGGTGGCATAGAACGGGAGTCCACGCGAAAGCCCTACCCTCAACGAGCGAGGTCGTCAGACCGAGCGAAGTAG
- a CDS encoding nicotinate phosphoribosyltransferase: MTNPFGTVPAEAILEGRATDAYFERTRDTLEHAGKNPHVVAEVTADQFPTGAFEVFTGVEDVATLFAGRDVDIDALPDGQLFDGGPVMRIEGPYLEFAELETSLLGFLSQPSGFATGALEVRQAAPDSLVLSFGARHVHPSIAATVERAALLAGLDGFSHVAAGDVLGLEAGGTMPHALMFCFGEGNQADAWTAFDEAVGEDVPRIALTDTFWDEKSESLLAAETLGDDLEGVRLDTTGSRRGDFRHIVREVRWELDARGHEDVDIFCSGGLTPESIRDLRDIADGFGVGSHITGADSVDFSLDIVSLEGDSVSKRGKLSGVKEVYRTAAGGHHVALADREGPEDGEALLEPLVRDGEVVREFDLEAASERCLADAERVGFDESTD; encoded by the coding sequence ATGACAAACCCGTTCGGAACCGTCCCAGCGGAGGCGATTCTCGAGGGGCGCGCCACCGACGCCTACTTCGAGCGCACCCGGGACACCCTCGAGCACGCGGGGAAGAATCCCCACGTCGTCGCCGAGGTGACGGCCGATCAGTTCCCCACCGGCGCCTTCGAGGTGTTCACCGGCGTCGAAGACGTTGCGACGCTCTTTGCGGGCCGCGACGTGGATATCGACGCGCTGCCAGACGGCCAACTGTTCGACGGCGGCCCCGTAATGCGGATCGAAGGGCCGTACCTCGAGTTCGCCGAACTCGAGACCTCCCTACTCGGCTTTCTGTCCCAACCCAGCGGGTTCGCGACTGGCGCACTCGAGGTTCGGCAGGCCGCGCCCGACTCGCTCGTTCTCTCCTTCGGCGCGCGCCACGTCCATCCCTCGATTGCGGCGACGGTCGAACGCGCGGCGTTGCTCGCCGGACTCGACGGCTTCTCGCACGTCGCGGCCGGCGACGTTCTGGGTCTGGAAGCCGGGGGAACGATGCCTCACGCGCTCATGTTCTGCTTCGGCGAGGGGAATCAGGCCGACGCCTGGACGGCGTTCGACGAGGCCGTCGGCGAGGACGTCCCGCGGATCGCGCTGACCGACACTTTCTGGGACGAAAAGAGCGAGAGCCTGCTGGCCGCGGAGACGCTCGGGGACGACCTCGAGGGCGTTCGCCTCGACACCACGGGTTCGAGGCGGGGGGACTTCCGCCACATCGTCCGCGAGGTCCGGTGGGAACTCGATGCCCGGGGCCACGAGGACGTCGACATCTTCTGTAGCGGCGGGCTCACCCCCGAGTCGATCCGCGACCTTCGGGATATCGCGGACGGCTTCGGCGTCGGTAGCCACATCACGGGCGCCGACTCGGTCGACTTCAGCCTCGATATCGTCTCCCTCGAGGGCGACTCGGTTTCCAAGCGGGGCAAGCTCTCGGGCGTGAAGGAGGTGTACCGAACGGCAGCGGGGGGCCACCACGTCGCGCTCGCCGACCGCGAGGGGCCCGAGGACGGCGAGGCGCTGCTCGAGCCGCTCGTTCGCGACGGCGAGGTGGTTCGGGAGTTCGACCTCGAGGCGGCCAGCGAGCGGTGTCTGGCCGACGCGGAGCGAGTCGGCTTCGACGAATCAACGGATTGA
- a CDS encoding ABC transporter permease — protein sequence MSTTLLARKDFEDAIRSRMIWAVMGVFVFLMGIIAVGAATDNLSETEPTEVIGVVANIGGLLLIPILALLVGYMAVVGERQSGSLRVLFGLSHSRWDVFAGKFLSRLGVIAVASVVACLVAIVIAVGLFDDVPIGTFLGFSALTILLGMAFTAIAVGVSAMSSSRMQAMGGAIGSYVVFTLVWHPAVTAVHYLVEGELPGLEAPEWYFFLLQLNPLEAYRAVSSELADQFIWPMLGWQTMVEDVPEETMENPNALLVSNRVSGDLPFYLSDWFAAVILLAWIVIPLAIGYWRFERADLN from the coding sequence ATGAGCACCACGCTGCTGGCCCGAAAGGATTTCGAGGACGCGATCCGCTCGCGGATGATCTGGGCCGTGATGGGCGTCTTCGTCTTCCTGATGGGAATCATCGCCGTCGGCGCGGCGACCGACAACCTCTCCGAGACCGAACCGACGGAAGTCATCGGCGTCGTCGCCAACATCGGTGGACTCCTCCTCATTCCGATTCTGGCGCTGCTCGTCGGCTACATGGCCGTCGTCGGCGAGCGACAGTCGGGCAGCCTGCGGGTGCTGTTCGGCCTCTCTCACAGCCGCTGGGACGTCTTTGCCGGCAAATTCCTGAGTCGACTGGGAGTCATCGCCGTCGCGTCGGTCGTGGCCTGTCTCGTCGCCATCGTGATCGCAGTCGGACTGTTCGACGACGTGCCGATTGGGACCTTCCTCGGGTTCTCGGCGCTGACGATCCTCCTCGGCATGGCCTTTACTGCCATCGCGGTCGGCGTCTCGGCGATGTCGTCTTCGAGAATGCAGGCGATGGGCGGTGCGATCGGAAGCTACGTCGTGTTCACGCTCGTCTGGCATCCGGCCGTCACGGCCGTCCACTACCTCGTCGAGGGCGAACTGCCCGGCCTCGAGGCCCCCGAGTGGTACTTTTTCCTCCTGCAACTGAACCCGCTCGAGGCCTACCGAGCGGTTTCGAGTGAACTCGCCGATCAGTTCATCTGGCCGATGCTCGGCTGGCAGACCATGGTCGAGGACGTCCCGGAGGAGACGATGGAGAACCCGAACGCGCTCCTGGTCTCGAATCGCGTGAGCGGCGACCTGCCGTTCTATCTCAGCGACTGGTTCGCCGCCGTCATCCTGCTCGCCTGGATCGTGATCCCGCTCGCGATCGGCTACTGGCGGTTCGAGCGGGCGGATCTGAACTGA
- a CDS encoding ABC transporter ATP-binding protein: MAAIETTDLTKRYGEETALETLELTVEEGEVFGFLGPNGAGKTTTIDLLLDFIRPSEGSATVLGYDTHEETDAVRERVGILPDGFDLWERSSGSRHLEFALDSKGGTESPEALLERVGLDLADAERPVGDYSKGMKQRLAMAMALVGDPDLLVLDEPSSGLDPHGIRTFQEIIREEAADGTTVFFSSHILGQVSAVCDRVGILDDGQLVTVDTIAGLRERSGVGSSLVVDVAGEPSVQRTSLTDIGGVTEVTADDGRLRVTYADPAAKAHAIHRLVESGTPIVDFDIEEATLEDLFSAFTGVEAESVGEGAAADESKATRRTAADGGVADEEVVQ; encoded by the coding sequence ATGGCCGCGATCGAAACGACCGACCTGACGAAACGCTACGGCGAGGAGACGGCCCTCGAGACACTCGAGTTGACCGTCGAAGAAGGCGAAGTGTTCGGCTTTCTCGGGCCGAACGGCGCGGGGAAGACGACGACGATCGACCTCCTGCTGGACTTCATCAGACCCAGCGAGGGGTCGGCGACGGTGCTCGGCTACGACACCCACGAGGAGACCGACGCCGTCCGCGAGCGCGTCGGCATCCTCCCCGACGGCTTCGACCTCTGGGAGCGCTCCTCGGGCTCCCGGCACCTCGAGTTCGCCCTCGACTCCAAGGGTGGGACCGAATCCCCGGAAGCCCTGCTCGAACGGGTCGGACTGGACCTCGCCGACGCCGAGCGACCGGTCGGCGACTACTCGAAGGGGATGAAACAGCGACTCGCGATGGCGATGGCGCTCGTGGGTGACCCAGACCTCCTCGTGCTGGACGAACCCTCGAGCGGCCTCGATCCCCACGGGATCCGGACGTTTCAGGAGATCATCCGCGAGGAAGCTGCCGACGGGACAACCGTCTTCTTCTCGAGTCACATCCTCGGGCAGGTGTCGGCGGTTTGCGACCGCGTCGGCATTCTCGACGACGGCCAGCTCGTCACCGTCGACACCATCGCCGGACTGCGCGAACGCTCGGGCGTGGGCTCGAGTCTCGTCGTCGACGTGGCGGGAGAGCCGTCGGTCCAGCGGACGTCGCTCACCGATATCGGCGGCGTCACCGAGGTGACGGCCGACGACGGCCGCCTCCGAGTCACCTACGCCGACCCGGCCGCGAAGGCGCACGCGATCCATCGGCTCGTCGAGTCCGGAACCCCGATCGTCGACTTCGATATCGAAGAGGCGACGCTCGAGGACCTCTTCTCCGCGTTTACCGGCGTCGAGGCAGAGTCGGTCGGCGAGGGGGCGGCGGCCGACGAGTCGAAGGCGACCCGTCGAACGGCAGCCGACGGCGGCGTAGCGGACGAGGAGGTGGTTCAATGA
- a CDS encoding sensor domain-containing protein, with protein sequence MSLRAGSVRINDVGRTMRAAALSPFRPQTYLNLLYLLLAFPLGILYFVFLVTGFSLGFGLLIILVGVPILLLVLAASHVFAAFERATTRHLLAVEIDSPDYPFLDGEGGVDGARLLVFGIETYAAICYLFLKFVIGIVSFVLLTTMLTTSVVLLLTPLYYDQPNVQVGLINGGEPIHLTPSLALPWNELLVGVEFAVTIAEWEATTLPEALAVSAVGVVALTASLALLNAFAWLSGQFSRLFLGTAGRDALEYVRERTAS encoded by the coding sequence GTGAGTCTTCGAGCGGGATCCGTCCGCATCAACGACGTCGGCCGAACGATGCGGGCCGCAGCACTCAGTCCGTTCCGCCCGCAGACCTATCTGAACCTCCTATACCTGCTACTCGCGTTCCCGCTCGGAATCCTCTACTTTGTCTTCCTGGTTACCGGATTCTCGCTCGGATTCGGCCTGCTGATCATCTTGGTCGGCGTACCGATCCTGCTCCTCGTACTCGCCGCGAGCCACGTCTTCGCGGCGTTCGAGCGCGCGACGACTCGACATCTGTTGGCAGTCGAGATCGACTCGCCCGACTACCCGTTTCTCGACGGAGAGGGCGGAGTCGACGGCGCTCGACTGCTCGTCTTCGGCATCGAGACGTACGCGGCGATCTGTTACCTCTTTCTTAAGTTCGTCATCGGGATCGTCTCGTTCGTCCTGCTGACGACGATGCTCACCACGTCGGTCGTCCTGCTCCTGACGCCGCTTTATTACGACCAGCCGAACGTGCAGGTGGGCTTGATCAACGGGGGCGAGCCGATCCATCTCACGCCGTCGCTGGCGCTCCCGTGGAACGAGTTACTCGTCGGGGTCGAGTTCGCCGTCACGATCGCCGAGTGGGAGGCGACGACGCTCCCCGAGGCGCTCGCGGTCTCCGCAGTCGGGGTCGTCGCGCTAACCGCCTCGCTCGCGCTGTTGAACGCGTTCGCGTGGCTCAGCGGCCAGTTCAGCCGGCTGTTTCTGGGAACGGCTGGACGGGACGCACTCGAGTACGTCCGGGAACGAACCGCCAGCTAA